GTCAACGATCTGGGCCCCATCGTCTTCTATTTCCTCTAGCCTTTCCAAGCTTTCCTTCTTTACTATTCTTGGAATACTTTTATTACTCTTATCACCGCCAATACCGCTACAAATATCAGTCTCCAAATTCTCAATAACTGCTCCTTTCTCTGATTTATTCTCTTTATTAGCCTTCATATTTTCCAATTTCAAACTGGAAGTTGAATTCTCCACAGGAGAGTAAACCACTTTGTTCCCAATGGAGGAATCCCAGCTTTCAGATATTGACGCAAGCTGAATAATCTTTGAAGTAGAAAACAGATTGTTCTGGAATGATGATATATTCTCTGAATTCTTCaaagaggaggaagaaaaaTTCAGCTGAGAAGCccttaaaatatttgtacTCGTAGGATTTATCCGgatattcttttttgaaagCTCACTTTCATGCTGGTCATCTGTGATCATGAAAAGTTCTTTCTTAATCTCTTTTCCGGTTACTTTCTCTTTATCAACTTTTGAAACAGGATTTGTCTCAATCTTCTCCAGATTCTCCATACTCTTTCTTCCTATAAAGGGAAGTTTTAtctgaaatatatatttttctataATCCCCATAGATGGGAAAAGCTGTAATGGGACGGAAAACATTATTGCAGATGAGTATATTATtagagaaattattttggcTTTTGgattcaatatattctcAGTTACTGGAGAGGTAGTATCATCACCAAATGAATAGTAAACAAAGCTTGCAAAGAAGTTTGAGATTACCCCAATCAATATCATTGTAAAGGTTAATATTGCTGGAAAAGCTTGGAGTAAATACTCCGGAGTTGAATTCCTTATTGGAAGTATCAACGCTATTCCTTCATAATTAAATGCACTTGTTCCAAGTACTAACCCTGCTCCATATATGCTACCAAGCCTTGAAATTTCTGGTCTACCAATCGGATATCTTTCCAGATTTTGATAACCATAATAGATTATTACTCCAAGTACTGAGAACACTGAAATATTTGCTAATACACTGAGAAATCCCAGATTTTCAATATCTCTCAAAAAGATAAAGGGTAAGTAAATTACCATCTGGAAACAAATCAGCTTAAGTATTGGAATTTCTAACTGGCAACTTGAAAtggaatatattatttcttgaatattatgAGATACAAAAATCATATAAACTGTAGAAAAGCCTAGCTgagaaaagaatattgaagTATCAACCAAAATTAATCCAGATCTTCCCCAAACTCTCTCTGCTAACTCTCCTAAGGTTTCTTTGCCTTGACAACACTTAACCAAAAATCTGATTGAAATGATAGCCAAGAAACAAACCAAAGttgataatatatttccaCTAATAATACCTGAAACTCTAAACGTTCCTGGCAAAAAGATAATCCCAGTCCCAATAAAAGACTTGATCAGTGTGACCATTATCCTCAAGCACGGCCTCActcttttcattattaatggCTCTAAAATTCCCAAGTTATAAAAGAATATTGTACAATTATCTTTCTATGAGCCAGTTACACTGTATATCATAACTCCTTCTTGtatttttctcttttatttttccttttttctcttcttccagataatttctcttttctctttattaaatgCTTTTACATGCAAAAATGCACCAAATTTTGAGATTATGCCGCCAAAAATGATTgtctttaattatattccCAATTAGAACCAGAggaattaatttgaatgagTGTTATAGATCGAACTTTTTTAAAGCATTTCTATAAAATATGAACTCAACATATTTGGATTcttatattctttaaaactTACCTTGGTTAAGTTTGGACTGATCTAACTTACCAGAATATTAGAAGCCTTGATTtccaaattaattatagCTTTTATTATCCCTAATAATATAGAAGggatttttaatataatatatctGATCTTGAGAAATGATTACTCTGTTTATGAAGGAAAtctgaaaagaaaaaaacaaaattgaAGTtgagtaatattaatttattaggTGTGGGAAGATGAAAATTGGTTTCTGAACTGATGAAAAGATAGACTGCATTGAACTGAGTTAaacaagaaataattaataatctgaaatataaatttctataagccaataataaattaatctTCTTGCtgtttttgaatataaatcttTATCATATATTGATCAGCTTTGGCTGGAAGAATAATTAAGAATGATTTGCTGTATATAGGGAGTCGTTATATTGTTTATTTGGATTATAAGATTTGCATACAATACAGtaaaattcttttctattACTCTGTAGAAGTTGTAGTACTAGTAGTATCCTTTGTACAACTCTTTCCGTAAATCATAAAGGAACCACCAGTTTGAGTGCTATCAACAAACATTTGAGAAACCTCAATCTTGACCTCCTTTGCAGTTAATGGGTACTGTAACATATATTTATGAGCATTTAGACTGGCAGTGTGGGCAAGAGTAAACTTCTCTTGGACGTTAGTCTCATGCATTTCATCAACTTGTTGTTTAATATACATGGTCAATGAAGCTGGCCACATTGATGGATTATCCAATGGAATATATTGGAAGTCAGTGACTTCAACAGGTTGCTTGAATTTGATGGTAATGCTCTCACCGATAGTATTTCCTACAGAAGTTTTCCAAGCTCCAAAAGGCTCATCGCGATTCTTTCCCTTTAATGCATAGATCCCATCATATTCAGGACTTTGAGAAGATGAAGACTTTACAGATTCAACAAAAGCATCAGTACTGAGGAGCTTTCTTTCTGAACATTGTGTGGTAGCTAAGGATGCTTCAGTTGGATGCTGCTTGAAGAAGAGAATGAAAGGTTTGGATTCATTAACC
This Cryptosporidium parvum Iowa II chromosome 7, whole genome shotgun sequence DNA region includes the following protein-coding sequences:
- a CDS encoding ABC transporter, amino acid transporter 12 transmembrane spanning subunit (transcripts identified by EST), which translates into the protein KDNCTIFFYNLGILEPLIMKRVRPCLRIMVTLIKSFIGTGIIFLPGTFRVSGIISGNILSTLVCFLAIISIRFLVKCCQGKETLGELAERVWGRSGLILVDTSIFFSQLGFSTVYMIFVSHNIQEIIYSISSCQLEIPILKLICFQMVIYLPFIFLRDIENLGFLSVLANISVFSVLGVIIYYGYQNLERYPIGRPEISRLGSIYGAGLVLGTSAFNYEGIALILPIRNSTPEYLLQAFPAILTFTMILIGVISNFFASFVYYSFGDDTTSPVTENILNPKAKIISLIIYSSAIMFSVPLQLFPSMGIIEKYIFQIKLPFIGRKSMENLEKIETNPVSKVDKEKVTGKEIKKELFMITDDQHESELSKKNIRINPTSTNILRASQLNFSSSSLKNSENISSFQNNLFSTSKIIQLASISESWDSSIGNKVVYSPVENSTSSLKLENMKANKENKSEKGAVIENLETDICSGIGGDKSNKSIPRIVKKESLERLEEIEDDGAQIVDLSQDRLIDSRSKFHHSALRALISYSLVLLCGILAYNFEDELGSFVTITGGLLCVPLAFVYPPLFYFSLNRERISKAGQLFIGFMVFIGSVISFTSVTMAILSWETNPRNLVCII